The nucleotide window ATTTACTTTAAATATACAATTATTTGCACATAAAAAAGGACAAGGTTCTGTTAAAAACGGAAGAGACTCAAATCCTAAATATCTTGGAATCAAAAAATATGATGGAGAAGTTGTAAAAGCTGGAAACATCATCGTTAGACAAAGAGGAACTGCATTCCATCCAGGAAACAACATGGGAATGGGTAAAGACCACACTTTATTTGCTTTAATTGATGGTTATGTAAAATTTGAAAGACTTGGAAAAGATAAAAAACAAGTTTCAGTTTACTCAGAAAAATAATAGCATTTAATAACATTAGTGAAA belongs to uncultured Fusobacterium sp. and includes:
- the rpmA gene encoding 50S ribosomal protein L27, whose amino-acid sequence is MQFTLNIQLFAHKKGQGSVKNGRDSNPKYLGIKKYDGEVVKAGNIIVRQRGTAFHPGNNMGMGKDHTLFALIDGYVKFERLGKDKKQVSVYSEK